From one Peptoniphilaceae bacterium AMB_02 genomic stretch:
- a CDS encoding DDE-type integrase/transposase/recombinase, giving the protein MYDIIAYLLQCIQVQNNIILYLLFCLGAIKASKQLDEPVDKPYRKLKVDDMPIFDKVKKHDYKDLLRKHILDKGKELKPVNSKVPVPESITCPCCGAPHIYIYDNNGGKGQFKCKVCKSVFNRKNFFSKSVILRCPHCNKTLDPIKDRKFFVIYKCKNNDCSFYVKNLNSLSKDQKELFEEKPHTFKMRYIYRAFNIDFKPLSRISPVKGSVALPKIYASNHVLGLVLTYYVNYGLSARKTASIMKDIHQVNISHQTVLNYANTVSVITKPFVDHYPYELSDSICGDETYIRVNGKWHYIFFFFDAVKKIILSYHVSPNRDTPSAIIALDDVLSKFKYIPKHLNIIVDGNPIYLLAQHFFAQNDIFFDVSQVIGLTNEDPVSKELRPLKQIIERLNRTFKGNYRSSHGFGAEHGSVTFVTLFAVYFNFLRPHASLEASVPVVVPELEVLPNMPARWIKLIQLSEEYISSCA; this is encoded by the coding sequence ATGTACGATATTATAGCTTATTTACTACAATGTATTCAAGTTCAAAACAATATTATTTTATATCTTTTATTTTGTTTAGGTGCCATCAAGGCTTCTAAGCAGCTTGATGAGCCAGTTGATAAGCCATACCGTAAACTTAAAGTTGATGATATGCCTATCTTTGATAAGGTCAAAAAGCACGATTACAAGGACCTTCTTAGAAAACATATACTGGATAAGGGTAAGGAGCTTAAACCTGTAAATTCTAAAGTTCCTGTTCCTGAATCTATTACATGCCCTTGTTGTGGTGCACCCCACATTTATATTTATGATAACAATGGTGGTAAAGGCCAATTTAAGTGTAAAGTCTGTAAGTCTGTTTTTAACCGTAAAAACTTTTTCTCTAAATCTGTAATTTTAAGGTGTCCTCATTGCAATAAGACTCTTGATCCTATTAAAGACCGCAAATTCTTTGTTATCTACAAATGTAAGAATAATGATTGTTCTTTTTATGTTAAAAACCTTAATTCTTTATCTAAAGATCAAAAGGAACTATTCGAAGAAAAACCTCATACCTTTAAAATGCGATATATTTACAGAGCATTTAATATTGACTTTAAGCCTTTATCCAGGATTTCTCCCGTTAAAGGTTCTGTTGCTTTACCTAAAATTTATGCTTCTAATCATGTTCTTGGTCTTGTCTTGACCTATTATGTTAATTATGGTCTCAGTGCTAGAAAGACTGCATCTATTATGAAGGATATACACCAGGTAAATATCTCTCATCAGACTGTTCTTAATTACGCTAATACCGTAAGTGTCATTACCAAGCCATTTGTTGACCATTATCCATATGAGTTGTCAGATTCTATTTGCGGTGATGAAACATACATTAGGGTTAATGGTAAATGGCACTATATCTTCTTTTTCTTTGATGCTGTTAAGAAGATAATTCTTTCTTACCATGTATCTCCTAATCGTGATACTCCATCAGCCATTATAGCTTTAGATGATGTTTTATCTAAATTTAAATATATTCCTAAGCATCTTAATATCATTGTTGATGGTAATCCTATTTACCTTCTAGCCCAACATTTCTTTGCACAGAATGACATTTTCTTTGATGTTTCTCAGGTTATTGGCCTTACTAATGAGGATCCTGTTTCCAAGGAACTTAGACCTCTTAAGCAGATTATTGAACGTCTTAACCGTACCTTTAAAGGAAATTACAGGTCATCTCATGGATTTGGTGCTGAACATGGCTCAGTTACCTTTGTTACATTATTTGCTGTCTATTTTAACTTTCTTAGACCTCATGCATCATTGGAAGCTAGTGTGCCAGTTGTTGTTCCTGAACTGGAGGTACTCCCAAATATGCCTGCAAGATGGATCAAATTAATACAGCTTTCCGAAGAATACATATCTTCCTGTGCTTAA
- the ligD gene encoding non-homologous end-joining DNA ligase translates to MKGCQRFYIKIFDNTRCPKGVSGTCFYKKHPASAGKGTVATPIINRKGKSEDYFYIESKQGLISEAQMGSLEFHTWGSNVDHLDKPDIMVFDLDPDEGMDLSTVRQGVMDVKEILSELSLKSYLKTSGGKGYHILVPLQPSASWDAFYEFSRLVAVVMEKKWPDRYTSNVRKASRKGRIFIDWIRNGRGATSIAPYSLRARKGAKVSMPISWDELDTVAPDGINMWDALQRIDKEDPWKDFFQNNQRLK, encoded by the coding sequence ATCAAGGGTTGCCAGAGATTTTACATTAAAATCTTTGACAATACCCGTTGTCCAAAGGGGGTATCAGGTACCTGCTTCTATAAGAAACATCCCGCTTCAGCTGGTAAAGGCACTGTAGCTACACCTATTATAAATAGAAAGGGTAAATCGGAAGATTACTTTTATATTGAAAGTAAACAGGGCCTAATATCAGAGGCGCAGATGGGGAGCTTGGAGTTTCATACTTGGGGAAGTAATGTAGACCACTTAGATAAACCGGACATAATGGTATTCGATTTAGATCCTGATGAGGGAATGGATCTTTCTACAGTAAGGCAAGGGGTTATGGATGTTAAGGAAATTCTCTCTGAACTTTCCCTGAAGTCATACCTAAAAACCAGTGGAGGTAAGGGTTACCATATACTTGTTCCCCTACAACCATCTGCTAGCTGGGATGCCTTCTATGAGTTTTCAAGGCTTGTGGCTGTGGTTATGGAAAAGAAGTGGCCAGACCGGTATACAAGTAATGTAAGAAAGGCTAGCCGTAAGGGAAGAATCTTTATCGACTGGATTCGTAACGGTAGGGGAGCCACCTCTATAGCACCATATTCCCTAAGGGCAAGAAAAGGAGCTAAAGTATCAATGCCTATTTCCTGGGATGAGCTAGACACCGTTGCACCTGACGGTATCAATATGTGGGATGCACTCCAAAGGATTGACAAGGAAGATCCATGGAAGGACTTTTTCCAAAATAACCAAAGGCTAAAGTAA
- a CDS encoding ClbS/DfsB family four-helix bundle protein — protein MARPTSKTDLTSASQINFEKLNDLIATMTEKEFNTPFDFSSDVKKKEAHWKRDKNLRDILIHLYEWHQLLLNWVSSNMKGEDRPFLIPPYNWKTYGDMNVEFWKKHQDTSLEDAEKMYKKSHNDVMKLAETFSDKELFTKDVFPWVGGSTLGSYFVSATASHYDWAMKKLKAHKKNCK, from the coding sequence ATGGCTAGACCAACATCAAAAACCGATTTAACTAGTGCATCTCAAATTAATTTTGAGAAGCTAAATGACCTCATTGCCACTATGACAGAAAAGGAATTTAATACACCTTTTGATTTTTCGTCCGATGTAAAGAAAAAAGAAGCCCATTGGAAAAGAGATAAGAATCTCAGGGACATTCTCATTCACCTTTATGAATGGCATCAACTATTACTTAATTGGGTATCTTCAAATATGAAAGGTGAAGACAGACCTTTTCTTATTCCACCCTATAACTGGAAAACCTATGGTGACATGAATGTGGAGTTTTGGAAGAAACATCAAGATACGTCCTTAGAAGACGCAGAAAAAATGTATAAGAAATCACACAATGACGTAATGAAACTTGCAGAGACTTTTTCAGACAAAGAGCTATTTACCAAGGATGTATTTCCTTGGGTAGGCGGCAGTACCCTTGGTTCCTATTTTGTAAGTGCTACAGCTAGCCATTATGATTGGGCTATGAAGAAGTTAAAGGCTCATAAAAAGAATTGTAAATAA
- a CDS encoding virulence RhuM family protein, with amino-acid sequence MAELFQTSRTNVVEHIGNIYSEGELDRNSTCREFRQVRKEGNREVTRQILYYNLDMIISLGYRIKSSVATRFRIWATERLKEYMLKGFTMDDERLKELSGGNYWKELIDRIRDIRSSEKVMYRQVLDLYATSVDYDPKSDESIQFFKIVQNKLHFAAHGHTAAELIYDRVDADKPFMGLTTFSGELPRLKDIRIAKNYLDEKELKVLNNLVSGYFDFAEIQAMRKNPMYMKDYISHLDAILSSTGEQLLDGPGKVSHQQAIDKAQAEYRKYQAKTLTEVEKHYLDTIKMIEKKSKKTKGDDNKS; translated from the coding sequence ATGGCTGAGCTATTTCAGACTTCAAGAACCAATGTTGTTGAACATATAGGTAACATATATTCTGAAGGGGAATTAGATCGAAATTCAACCTGTCGGGAATTCCGACAGGTTCGAAAAGAGGGCAATAGGGAAGTGACGAGACAGATTCTCTATTACAATCTGGATATGATTATTTCCTTAGGATATCGAATCAAATCTTCCGTTGCTACGCGCTTTAGAATATGGGCAACTGAGCGATTAAAAGAATATATGCTCAAAGGATTCACCATGGATGATGAAAGGCTCAAGGAGCTCAGTGGCGGAAATTACTGGAAAGAGCTAATAGATCGTATACGTGATATTCGATCTTCTGAAAAGGTTATGTATCGTCAAGTATTAGATTTATATGCTACCAGTGTGGACTATGACCCTAAAAGTGATGAGTCTATACAATTCTTTAAGATTGTGCAAAATAAATTACACTTTGCTGCTCATGGTCATACTGCAGCTGAGCTTATCTATGACAGAGTGGATGCAGATAAACCTTTTATGGGCTTAACTACTTTTTCAGGCGAGTTGCCAAGATTGAAAGATATCAGAATCGCTAAAAATTACTTGGATGAAAAAGAACTAAAAGTTTTGAATAACTTGGTATCGGGTTATTTTGATTTCGCTGAAATTCAAGCGATGAGGAAAAATCCCATGTATATGAAAGACTATATCTCACATCTCGATGCCATCCTTTCCTCAACAGGAGAGCAGCTTCTTGATGGTCCGGGAAAAGTAAGTCATCAGCAGGCAATAGATAAAGCTCAAGCTGAATATAGAAAGTACCAAGCAAAAACTTTGACGGAAGTAGAAAAACATTATTTGGATACAATTAAAATGATTGAGAAGAAGTCGAAGAAAACTAAAGGTGATGATAATAAAAGTTAA
- a CDS encoding DUF2007 domain-containing protein: MFKKKKDNNSEIELVLLRSTNDDFELLTIKSLLEENNIPYIIKDRGAGGYMRLFAGGSVFGSDIFIEKSQLEEVSRILEDIFPEDKEGQ; encoded by the coding sequence ATGTTTAAGAAAAAGAAAGATAATAATTCAGAAATAGAATTGGTATTACTCCGCTCAACAAATGATGATTTTGAGCTCCTGACGATTAAGAGCTTGCTAGAAGAAAATAATATCCCATATATTATCAAGGATCGTGGAGCTGGTGGCTATATGAGATTATTTGCTGGTGGATCCGTATTTGGGTCTGATATATTCATAGAAAAATCCCAGCTGGAAGAGGTATCAAGAATATTGGAAGATATTTTTCCTGAGGATAAAGAAGGTCAATAA
- a CDS encoding IS256 family transposase has protein sequence MARRKKLSEGKKEIISYLINEYEIESAKDIHDAIKDLLGDTIESMLEAEMEHHLGYETNQRSDNENSRNGYKTKRIRSSMGESEISVPQDRDSSFEPQIVKKRQKDISEIENKVIGMYARGLSTRQISEQIYDIYGFEVSDGLVSDITDKILPEIEDWQKRPLSETYPVVFIDAIHFSVKEEGLISKKAAYIILGINEDGLKEVLGIYVGQNESSKYWLGVLNSLKNRGVKDIYIICSDGLIGIEESISAAYPKAEWQTCIVHMVRNTLKYVSYKDRKQFANDLKTIYHAPDEEVANKNRLKVAEAWDKKYPGSMDRWEREWNSITPIFKYSKEVRKIIYTTNAIESLNSSYRRLNRNRSVFPSATSLMKALYLATNIIAKKWNIPLRSWGSIVGELRIMHDLEN, from the coding sequence ATGGCAAGAAGAAAAAAATTAAGTGAAGGAAAAAAAGAAATCATATCTTATCTAATCAATGAGTATGAAATTGAGTCGGCAAAGGACATACATGATGCTATTAAGGATTTACTAGGAGATACTATAGAAAGCATGTTAGAAGCCGAAATGGAGCACCATTTAGGATATGAAACAAACCAAAGAAGTGACAATGAAAACTCTAGAAATGGATACAAAACTAAAAGAATACGATCAAGTATGGGTGAATCTGAAATATCAGTACCTCAAGATAGAGACTCAAGCTTTGAACCTCAAATTGTAAAAAAGAGACAAAAAGACATATCTGAGATAGAAAATAAGGTAATAGGAATGTATGCAAGAGGTTTGAGTACTAGACAAATATCTGAACAAATCTATGATATCTATGGATTTGAAGTTAGTGATGGACTGGTTTCAGACATAACCGACAAAATTCTGCCGGAAATAGAAGACTGGCAAAAAAGACCACTGTCAGAGACTTATCCTGTAGTGTTCATTGATGCTATTCACTTTTCTGTTAAAGAAGAGGGTTTAATATCAAAGAAAGCAGCATATATAATACTCGGAATAAACGAAGATGGGCTTAAAGAAGTATTAGGAATATATGTAGGACAAAACGAAAGTAGTAAATACTGGTTAGGAGTCCTAAATAGCCTAAAAAACAGAGGAGTAAAAGATATCTACATTATCTGTTCAGATGGACTAATAGGTATAGAAGAGTCCATATCAGCGGCATATCCAAAAGCTGAGTGGCAAACCTGTATAGTTCACATGGTAAGAAACACATTAAAATACGTATCGTACAAAGATAGAAAACAATTTGCAAATGATTTAAAAACAATATATCACGCACCTGACGAAGAAGTAGCAAATAAGAATCGTTTGAAAGTAGCTGAAGCATGGGATAAAAAATATCCAGGATCAATGGATAGATGGGAAAGGGAGTGGAATTCAATAACGCCAATCTTTAAGTATTCTAAGGAAGTTAGAAAAATAATATATACTACGAATGCTATAGAGAGTTTAAATAGCTCATACAGACGGTTAAACCGTAATAGATCAGTATTCCCAAGTGCTACGTCACTGATGAAAGCACTATACTTAGCTACAAATATAATTGCAAAGAAATGGAATATTCCATTAAGAAGTTGGGGATCAATAGTAGGAGAATTGAGAATAATGCATGATTTAGAGAACTAA
- a CDS encoding DMT family transporter: MKKKSKAWKGLLLTGTAAIIWGIAGTFAQYLFSGGYASPIWITNIRLLFSGIILISYSFFKYGNKITHILNDGNSVFMLLAFGLFGLTTSQLTYYMAINYSNAGTATVLQYLGPTLIVFYVCITKRRLPYKTEVLGVLLAVTGAFIVSTRGNINTLSISKEALTWGLLSALAMMTYTVMPGRLIDKWGSAIVNAYAMLFAGIILLFFIRPWNYDIVFNLKTIISIIVIVVLGTAVGFSLYLQGVSEIGPIAASTIAFMEPLSATVCSSVFLGTKFLPIDILGFSLIMTSVVIVALSKTKRA, translated from the coding sequence ATGAAAAAGAAAAGTAAAGCTTGGAAAGGACTTTTGCTAACCGGTACTGCTGCCATAATTTGGGGTATAGCTGGTACCTTTGCACAATATTTATTCTCTGGTGGATATGCATCCCCAATATGGATTACCAATATCAGATTACTATTTTCCGGAATCATACTTATATCTTACAGTTTCTTTAAATACGGGAATAAGATTACCCATATTCTAAATGACGGAAATAGCGTCTTTATGTTATTAGCCTTTGGATTATTTGGGCTTACTACATCTCAGCTTACATATTATATGGCGATAAATTATTCCAATGCAGGTACTGCAACTGTACTTCAATATCTAGGACCAACACTAATCGTTTTTTATGTTTGCATAACCAAAAGGAGACTTCCTTACAAGACGGAAGTATTGGGGGTCCTATTAGCTGTTACAGGGGCATTTATAGTATCTACTAGAGGAAACATAAACACCCTGAGTATATCCAAGGAAGCACTGACTTGGGGATTATTGTCAGCACTGGCAATGATGACCTATACTGTTATGCCCGGTAGATTGATAGATAAATGGGGAAGTGCAATCGTAAATGCCTATGCTATGTTATTTGCCGGTATAATTTTATTATTCTTTATAAGACCCTGGAATTATGACATAGTATTTAATTTAAAAACCATTATCTCAATTATCGTTATAGTTGTCCTGGGCACAGCAGTTGGTTTTTCGCTCTATCTACAAGGAGTATCTGAAATAGGACCAATTGCAGCGAGTACAATTGCTTTTATGGAACCTCTATCTGCGACGGTCTGTTCCTCAGTATTCCTGGGGACGAAGTTTTTGCCTATAGATATACTAGGATTTTCGCTGATAATGACTTCTGTTGTAATTGTAGCGCTTTCTAAAACGAAAAGAGCTTAA
- a CDS encoding HAD family hydrolase: MTTIILDKIKNLDSVIFDLDGTLWDSTNEILIAWNQVVEKYDDVINKFTKEDIEGFMGTPIDKIFKTFLFYLNDDKIKEIEEKCSNNEMKYIEAHGGRLYPGLEDVLIELSKKYKLFIVSNCQHGYIESFLKYYRFEIYFTDFEHIGRTGLSKGENIKLVMERNKLKSSIYVGDTEGDQWAAKFANIPFVYARYGFGEVEDYDYAIDGIKELI, encoded by the coding sequence ATGACTACTATTATATTAGATAAGATTAAAAACCTAGACAGTGTAATATTTGATCTAGATGGAACTCTTTGGGATTCCACCAATGAAATTTTAATAGCATGGAATCAAGTGGTAGAAAAATACGATGATGTTATAAATAAGTTTACTAAAGAAGATATAGAAGGCTTTATGGGAACACCTATTGATAAGATTTTTAAGACTTTCCTTTTTTATCTAAATGATGATAAAATAAAGGAGATTGAAGAGAAATGCAGCAATAATGAAATGAAGTATATTGAGGCCCATGGAGGAAGACTATATCCTGGCCTTGAAGATGTGCTAATAGAGCTTTCAAAAAAGTATAAATTATTTATTGTAAGCAACTGTCAACACGGATATATCGAAAGCTTCTTAAAATATTACAGATTCGAGATATATTTCACTGATTTCGAGCATATAGGAAGGACAGGCCTTTCAAAGGGGGAAAATATTAAGCTAGTAATGGAGAGGAACAAGCTAAAGTCTTCTATATATGTAGGGGATACAGAGGGTGATCAATGGGCAGCAAAATTTGCCAATATCCCTTTTGTATATGCTAGATATGGATTTGGTGAAGTCGAAGACTATGATTATGCTATTGATGGTATAAAGGAATTGATTTAA